GCGGCCCCAACGGACGCCTCGTCTACAACTACACAGGCGGTTCGCTCGGTGGCCCAATCCTCAAAGACAAACTTTTCATCTTCGGCGACTTCCTCCGCACCTCCGATCATGAGGCTTCCACCGTCAACACGAATATCCCCTTCTACAACGTCGTTAACGGCAACATCGACCTCAGCAAATACGCTGGTCAGGTCTACGATCCGAAGACTGGAGATACAGCAGATTGCTACGGTGGTCCAACGCCGGCCAACTGCGGCAAGGGCCGCACCGCGTTCGCAGGCAATCAGATCCCGCTGAGCCGGGTCATGACGCCGGCAAACGACAGCAACATCGGGTTGACCGTCCTTCAAATGCTCGACACCCTCGCGAGAGATCCAAAGAAGAATCTCGCCTCCGCTGCCTATATCGCCGGTGCCAAGACCAACAACTTTTCGCAAAACTCACCCTTCAGCAAAGACGCAATCAGCTACGACATCAAATCAGACTGGACGATCTCCCAGAAAGATCACCTGAGTGGTCGCTTCAGCCATCAAAAAATCACCACCTTCCAGGCGCCTCTGTTCGGATCCTTTCTCGGTGGCCCAGCAGGCGGGGGGTTCGAAGCTACCGGAACGGCGACCGCTTACAGCACCGGCGTCAACTACGATCACGTCTTTTCGCCAACCTTGTTTACCGAGGCACGCTTTGGTGTAGCCCACCTTCGCAACTCAGCGCAACAGTCCGACTTTGGTACGGACGACGCTAAGAAACTCGGCATCCCCGGCACCAATCTCAGTTCGATCGATAGCGGACAAGTTGCCTTCCAGGTAAGCAACTTCGCCGGCAACGGAGAAAACGGCACCACCAATCCGCTCATCGGCTACTCCCAATCGCTCCCCTGGCTCCGCGCCGAGTCGAACATCGACTTCGCCAACAACTGGACCAAGATCCTTGGCAACCATGCGCTCAAAGCAGGCGTCGACATCCGCCGCATCCGCGACGATCTCCTTCAGGGAAACATCAACGCGGCTGCAGGAACCTTTTACTTCAGCGAAAACCAGACGTCCACCCCGGGCGCGCTCTCCAAGGGGCAGGCGAACGATATCGCCAGCATTCTCCTTGACACCCCGTATCAGGTAGGTCAGGACACGAACAGTACCTTCCCCGCCTACCGTCAGACCTGGCTCTTCTTCTTTGTCGCCGACAAGTGGCAGGCTACCTCGAAGCTGACCGTCGACGTCGGCCTGCGATATGAACTCTACCCACCCGCCACACCGCGTAAAGCGGGAGGATTTTCCAGCTACAGCCCAGCAACCAATGTGCTGACGATCGCCGGCGTAGCTGGAAATCCCTCGAATATCGGAATGAAGACCGACTACACCAACTTCGCACCCCGGCTCGGCGCCTCCTTTCGCGCCACCGATTCCACGGTCCTCCGAGCCGGATTCGGCGTCAGCTACGTTCCCTTCGTAGACAACACTTACGCCTACAACTATCCCATCAAGACCAGCACCGACTACACCAATATTCCGACCTATGGTGCCGCCGTACTGGGTTCCACGAATCAAGCACCAGTCAACTTCGTAAGCGGAATCCCACCCACCCCGCCCGTCCCCATCAGTGCCAATGGAACCATCACAGCAACCGGCAACACCTTCCTCAACAGCCTTGGCAACCTGTACATCCCGCTCAACTTCAAGAATGCTTACGTCTCCTCCTGGAATGCGGCCATCCAGCAGGCGCTCCCGCATGACAGCTCTCTCCAGATCGCTTATGTTGCCAACCACGGCACGCGAATTGACTCCTCGCAGAACATCAACGTCCCCAGCGTCTACGGAGAGAGTGCAGCCTTCGATCCGTTGAACATAGCCTTTGGAAAGACCGCCTCCGTGACTCAATTCTTTCTGGGCTACTCCTCCAACTACCAATCGCTGCAAGTACAATTCACTCGCCGATTCACCCACGGCATAGCCTATGGCTCAGCCTTTACCTGGGGCAAGGCGCAAAACTATGTGACCACCCCACAAGATGGAGCCCTGCTCTTCTACAGCGGCGACCGCCGTCGCAACTACGCCCTTGCGGACTTCGACCGCAGGCTCAACTTCTCCCAGACTCTCACCTGGGAGCTGCCGGCCGGCAGGAATCACAAGTACTTCAACTCAGGCATCGGCTCCTACGTACTGGGTGGCTGGAAGACCTCGGTCATCCTATCGGCGGTCTCCGGCCTGCCATTTACCCTCACAACCACAAGCGCGACCCCCGGTACAACCCAGACCGTCGATCAGGTTGCCCCCTTCCACGTCCTGCATCACCACAGCAACCCTAGCGGTAGTACACAATGGTTCGATCCAACCAGCTTCAGCGTCAGCAGACTCACTGGTTGCGTATCCCCCGGTCCGTGCGTCGTTGGAAACACGCAACGAAATCAGTTCCGCGGCCCCGGCTACTTCTCAGACAACCTGTCGCTCTTCAAAAGCTTTCCCATCTTCCGCGAGTCGTCTCTCGAGGCTCGCTTCGATGCCTTCAACCTGACCAACACACCCGCCTTCGGTCTGCCCGGAACCACCTTCGGCTCCAGTTCGTTTGGCGTCATCAGTACAACCCTCGGCAGTGGCGTCGGCAATGTCAACGGCGTCGGCGGCCCACGTGTCCTTCAGGCGGCAGTCAAGATCGCCTTCTAACCAGGAAGAGAAGTCCCGGTACCTCTCGCCGGGACTTCTCTCCTTGCTTCCAGATCTACCTTCGAGATTCGGCACGAGAGCTTCGCATCGTTGACCTCAAGAACGATGCAACTAATTAGCCAACGGATCGTCTAAAGTCCCTGTTCTCGCATCCTGCCAAAATGGCAAATAAGAAAGAGGAGTTCAAAATCATGAAGAGTGTTTCCAGGCGACAGTTCATAGGGGGTTCGGCTGGCTTAGCCGCATCGCTCTCTTTGCCTATGCGCGCATGGGCCGCAACTTCGCCCTTCAAAATCGCCGTCATCTCCGACGAAATCTCTCAGGACTTCGATCACGCCTGCTCGGTCATCGCGAACGACTTCGGCCTCCACTACGTCGAGCTGCGCGAGATGTGGGGCAAGAACCTTCAGGCCTCCTCCGACGCCGAGATCGCCGAAGCACTCAAGATCCTCGCCAAATACAACCTCCAGGTCACTGACATCGCCAGCCCGCTCTTCAAAGTGGACTGGCCCGGAGCCCCCAAATCGCAGTACAGCTCCAAAGAAGATCTTCACGGTGCCGCCGAGTCCGCCTACAAGCAACAGGACGAAGTCCTCGCCCGTTCCATCTCCCTCGCCAAACAATTCAAGACCGACAAGATCCGCTGCTTCGACTTCTGGCGTCTCGATGACGTAGCTCCCTACCGCGCAGCCATCAACGAGAAACTCCGCTCCACCGCTGAAGTCACCGGCAAACAAGGAATCCTCTTAGTCATCGAAAACGAGTTCGCCTGCAACACCGCCACCGGCCGCGAAGCAGCCAAGACCCTCGAAGCCGTACAATCCCCGCACTTCGTCCTCAACTGGGACGCGGGAAACGCCGTCATGCGCGGCGAGCTCGACGCCTTCCCCGGCGGCTGGGACGCTCTCCCCAAAAATCGCATCCACCACTGCCACTGCAAGAACGCCGTCAAGGACGACACCGGAAAGATCGTCTGGTCGCCAGTAGACAAAGGCTTCGTCGATTGGACCGCACAGTTCCGCGCCCTCAAGCAGTCCGGCTACCGCGATGCCGTCAGCCTCGAAACCCACTGGCGCGGAGCAGGCACGCCCGAAGCCTCCACGCGAATCAGTTGGGCCGGCATGAAGCAGTGCCTGATCAACTCAGGAACCTTCTAGTGCTTCCATTTACAGCGCCGTCATCCTGAACCACTTTCACCTTATGCCGTCATCCTGAGCGAAGTTGCTCGCGCACTTTGCGAGCAACGCAGTCGAAGGATCCCTGTATTTCGCTTTTGTCTCTCAACACTAGGCAAGCATCCTGCCTCAATCTCCTAAGGAGGAAAAACAATGATCACCAGACGAGAGTTTCTCGACACACTGGCAGTAGGAGCAGCGGGCCTCGCTGTCGCGTCAACCGCAAAGAGTTACGCGCAGATCCTCGGCTCCAACGACCGCCTCAACTTCGCCGTCATCGGCGTTCGCAGCCGCGCCTACGCTCACCTCTCCGCCCTCAAGGCGAACAAGAAAGATGCCCGCATCACCTACGTCTGCGACGTGGACAGCAACACGCTGAAGAAGTTCGCCGACGACACGCAAAAAGAGATGGGCGAAGCCCCCACTGCCGAAAAAGACTTCCGCCACATCCTCCAGCTGAAGGACGTCGACGCCATCACCATCGCAGCGCCCGACCACTGGCACACCCCCATGGCCATCGCCGGACTGCAAGCCGGCAAGCACGTCTACGTCGAAAAGCCCTGCAGCCACAACCCTGCCGAAGGCGCGCTCCTCGTCCAGGCCCAGCAGAAGTACGGAAAGCTCGTCCAGATGGGCACGCAGCAGCGCTCCTCCCCCCACACCATCGAGATCGTCGACAAGATTCACAACGGCCTCATCGGTCGCGCCTACTTCGCAAAAGCCTGGTACAGCAATGTAAGAAAATCAATCGGCACCGGCAAGGAAGCACCCGTCCCGCCGCAGCTCGACTGGGACCTCTGGCAGGGCCCGGCACCGCGCCGCGCCTACACCGACAACATCCAACCCTACAACTGGCACTGGTTCAGAACCTACGGCACCGGCGAAACCCTCAACAACGGCACCCACGAGGTCGACGTCTGCCGCTGGGCGCTCGGCGTCGACTTTCCCGACCGCGTCACCTCATCCGGCGGACGCTATCAGTTCAAGGACGACTGGCAGTTCTACGACACCCTCGTCACCAGCTTCTACTACCCCGACAAGATGATCACTTGGGAGGGCAAGAGCTGCCAGGGCATGAAGTACTACAACCGCGACCGTGGTTCAGCCATCATGGGAACCACCGGCACCGTCCTCGTCGACCGCGACGGATACGAGATCTACGACCTCAAAGGAAACAAGACCAGCGAGTTCACCACCGGCCAAGAGACCTCCTCCTCCGATCTCACCGGCCGCGACTCCATGACCGACGCTCACTTCGCGAACTTCATCGCCGGAGTCCGCAAGGGAGAAAAACTCAACGCTCCCGTCTCCATCGGAAACGTCGCAGTCACCATGCTTCAACTCTCCAACGTCGCCTGGGAGGTCAATCGCGAGCTCCAACTCGACAACTCCGATGGCAAGGTGCTCCACGACTCCGAAGCCATGAAGATGTGGGGCCGCGACTACGAAAAAGGCTGGGCGCCCCACGTCTAGACCTCACAACACGTGATGCCGACTGCTGTCGATCGCCAGTCCGCATCACGTTGCTCCAAATCTGCCGGGGCCGTCTCATCCATAAAAGATTCAAACACCAGCCGGCGGAGCCATCACAACACAAACAAACCCCAGGAAAGCGCGAGTCCGACCTCTCATGACCAATACGCTCTCACGTCGCAGCTTCGTCCAATCCGGCGCTCTCCTCGCGGCGGCAGGAATCACCTCCAACGCCCTTCCGTCCCTGGCGCTGCAGCCCTCGCACGTCACCGGAGCGCCGTCACCCATCCAACTCGGCCTCGCCAGCTACACCTTCCGCAACTTCACCCGAGCCCAGATGATCGGCTTCATGAAGCAGCTCAACATCACCGACCTCAACGTCAAGGACATCAAAGACCATCTCCCGATCGACCCCACCGAAGAGGCCAAGGCCCTCGCAGACTACACCGCCGCCGGCATCAAGCTCCGCGCCGCCGGAGCCATCTACTTTCCCAAAGACGACGACGCCGACATCCGCAGCAAGTTCGAGTACTGCAAGCGCGCCGGAATCTCCCTCATCGTCGCCGGCGACCCCTCCCCCGAAACCCTCCCCCGCGTAGAAAAATTCGTCAAGGAATACGACATCCGCATCGCCATCCACAACCACGGCCCCGAAGACAAGCTCTGGCACTCCCCCCTCGACATCCTCAAAGCCGTCAAAAACATGGACCCCCGCATCGGCTGCTGCATCGACGTCGGCCACACCGTCCGTGCCGGCACCGACGTCGTCCAGGCCATCCACGAAGTCGGCCCCCGCCTCTTCGACGTCCACATGAAGGACCTCACCAACTTCGACAGCAAAGAGAGCCAGGTAGCCGTCGGCGACGGAATCATGCCCGTCAGAGGCATCTTCGAGGCCCTCATCAAAACCAAATACAAAGGCTTCGTCGACCTCGAGTACGAAGTCCACGCCGACGACCCCATGCCAGGAGTCATCGCCAGCTTCTCCTACATGCGAGGAGTCCTGGCAGGAATGGGATATCTAACCCACGGCTGATCCCACTCTATCTTCTCTGCGAACCCCGCCGTCTCCAAGTCGCCCGGATGCAAATCTCCTGCCGCAAATCTCCTGCCCGCAATGTCATCGTGGGCAGGAGGATGTTATCCTGCCGCAGGCTGGCACGGTGGAGCTTTCGCTGCTGCCGATCGACTTGACCATCGACTTAACCGGCGGCAGACCATCGACAGTCGCTCTCAGGATGGGCCGATCCACCCAGCAGTTGTCGAGAAGAAGGAGCAGCATTTTGAACACGCTTGAGATCAAGATCATGAAGTACGGAGAGATCGAAGCGGTCGAACTGAGCGGTGCCCTCGTCCTCGGCACTCCGGTCAACAACCTGCGGCAAAAAATCGACAACCTCACCGCTCACGGTGCAAACCAGTTCGTCTTCAATCTCACAGGAATCACCCGCATGGACTCAAGCGGCATCGGCCTTCTGGTCATGATCATGAGTTCGACCAAGGAAGCGGGCGGAGCCTTGAAGCTTGTCAATCCATCCAAGCAGGTAACGCAGACCCTGAAGATGTGCAATCTCTTACCACTCTTCGAGATCTTCTCCGAAGAACAGGAAGCCATTTCCTCCTTCGCAAAATCCTGAACACGCGAAATCCTGAATACCAGAAGCGCATCCAAGAATCTGCTCTCCAACCGCAGGTCTCCAACTCCTCCTGCTCTGTCACCGGCAGCACCCAAATGCGCTAGTCAAGTACTGCTTCCAGAGATGTTGATCCGCCCGTAAGAATCAACTTCCCAACCTTGACAGTCTTTTGCCGTGACGCGCATAGTCTTACCGGTCAAACGTTTGCCTAGCCATATCCCTGTCCACAAAAGGACGCTCCCCTATGGCGGCAGATCCCCAGACGTTTCCCATCAGGAGGCCATCATGCAACACTTTCGTTCTAGCAGCATCGCTCCTCTCACGAGGCTCCGGCACTCTCTGCTCGGCCCAACATTGCTCGCCATCCTCTTCAGCCTGTGCGCGGTCACCGCTCACGCACAATTCCGCGCATCGATCCAGGGAACCGTCAGCGATACCGAAGGTGCCGTCATTCCGGGAGCAACCCTGACCCTCACCGATACCGACACAAACCACGTCATAACCGCCATCTCCAACGACAGCGGCACCTACAACTTCAACGCCCTCCCCCCAGACCACTTCAACCTCACCGTCGACGCAAAGGGATTCAAGCAGCAACTCATCCAGAACGTGCACATCATTCCCGAGCAATCCAATTCTGTCAATGTGACACTGTCGTTGGGTGAGGCAACAACGAGCGTCACCGTCTCCGGCGATGCCCTTCCCGCACTCGACACCGAGACCGCATCGATCAGCGGAACCGTAGACAGCAACCAGATCCAGCATCTCCCCTCCACCGGCCGCGACGTCTTCCAGCTTGTGCAACTCGCGCCCGGCGTCTTCGGCGACGGCGCACAGTCTTCAAACCCGGGCAATGCCAACCAGCTTCCTGGAACCCAGGGCCCCGGCGGCGCCAATCGAGCGAACGGCATCTTCCAAACCGAAAACGGCCCCCAGGCCAATGCCAACGGAGGCCAGTACGAGACCAACGGAATTCAGATCGACGGCATCAGCACCGTCAGCGCAGTCTGGGGCGGAACTTCTGTCATCACTCCCTCCGAAGACTCCGTCGGCAACGTCAAAGTCCTCTCGAACGGTTATGACGCCGAGAACGGCCGCTTCAGCGGCGCTCAAATCCAGGTCACCTCGAAGACCGGCAGCAATCAATACCACGGCAGCGCCTTCTTCCGCGCCAGCCGGCCCGGCCTCAATGCCTACCAGCGCTATAACGGCGCAGGCACCTTTCAACCTGGAACCCCGGACGAGCGCGGCCTTTTGCGAGACAGCGAAAGGGCAAACCAGATCGGCGGAA
The Edaphobacter lichenicola genome window above contains:
- a CDS encoding TonB-dependent receptor, whose protein sequence is MIALKKISLLLLPLLILSLSPSLFGQAVSGTLLGTINDPTGAAVAAARVIVIETATQTAHETVTNDSGNYTLPNLPPGTYSITVEANGFKKDTHEGIDLLTNTSTRVDFALVTGSASETITVSTAPALLQTDRADISTTLEAHQITNLPLSSGNSFQSLLNTVPGMAPVVFNNSQFFNANNDLSVNANGQSSYVNLYQIEGIDDDQRTGIHIILVPPAAAIQNVDITTNNFEAEFGRAVGGVVNVTLKSGTNQFHGSAFQNMENNGVNARNYFSSGPNGRLVYNYTGGSLGGPILKDKLFIFGDFLRTSDHEASTVNTNIPFYNVVNGNIDLSKYAGQVYDPKTGDTADCYGGPTPANCGKGRTAFAGNQIPLSRVMTPANDSNIGLTVLQMLDTLARDPKKNLASAAYIAGAKTNNFSQNSPFSKDAISYDIKSDWTISQKDHLSGRFSHQKITTFQAPLFGSFLGGPAGGGFEATGTATAYSTGVNYDHVFSPTLFTEARFGVAHLRNSAQQSDFGTDDAKKLGIPGTNLSSIDSGQVAFQVSNFAGNGENGTTNPLIGYSQSLPWLRAESNIDFANNWTKILGNHALKAGVDIRRIRDDLLQGNINAAAGTFYFSENQTSTPGALSKGQANDIASILLDTPYQVGQDTNSTFPAYRQTWLFFFVADKWQATSKLTVDVGLRYELYPPATPRKAGGFSSYSPATNVLTIAGVAGNPSNIGMKTDYTNFAPRLGASFRATDSTVLRAGFGVSYVPFVDNTYAYNYPIKTSTDYTNIPTYGAAVLGSTNQAPVNFVSGIPPTPPVPISANGTITATGNTFLNSLGNLYIPLNFKNAYVSSWNAAIQQALPHDSSLQIAYVANHGTRIDSSQNINVPSVYGESAAFDPLNIAFGKTASVTQFFLGYSSNYQSLQVQFTRRFTHGIAYGSAFTWGKAQNYVTTPQDGALLFYSGDRRRNYALADFDRRLNFSQTLTWELPAGRNHKYFNSGIGSYVLGGWKTSVILSAVSGLPFTLTTTSATPGTTQTVDQVAPFHVLHHHSNPSGSTQWFDPTSFSVSRLTGCVSPGPCVVGNTQRNQFRGPGYFSDNLSLFKSFPIFRESSLEARFDAFNLTNTPAFGLPGTTFGSSSFGVISTTLGSGVGNVNGVGGPRVLQAAVKIAF
- a CDS encoding sugar phosphate isomerase/epimerase family protein gives rise to the protein MKSVSRRQFIGGSAGLAASLSLPMRAWAATSPFKIAVISDEISQDFDHACSVIANDFGLHYVELREMWGKNLQASSDAEIAEALKILAKYNLQVTDIASPLFKVDWPGAPKSQYSSKEDLHGAAESAYKQQDEVLARSISLAKQFKTDKIRCFDFWRLDDVAPYRAAINEKLRSTAEVTGKQGILLVIENEFACNTATGREAAKTLEAVQSPHFVLNWDAGNAVMRGELDAFPGGWDALPKNRIHHCHCKNAVKDDTGKIVWSPVDKGFVDWTAQFRALKQSGYRDAVSLETHWRGAGTPEASTRISWAGMKQCLINSGTF
- a CDS encoding Gfo/Idh/MocA family protein; translated protein: MITRREFLDTLAVGAAGLAVASTAKSYAQILGSNDRLNFAVIGVRSRAYAHLSALKANKKDARITYVCDVDSNTLKKFADDTQKEMGEAPTAEKDFRHILQLKDVDAITIAAPDHWHTPMAIAGLQAGKHVYVEKPCSHNPAEGALLVQAQQKYGKLVQMGTQQRSSPHTIEIVDKIHNGLIGRAYFAKAWYSNVRKSIGTGKEAPVPPQLDWDLWQGPAPRRAYTDNIQPYNWHWFRTYGTGETLNNGTHEVDVCRWALGVDFPDRVTSSGGRYQFKDDWQFYDTLVTSFYYPDKMITWEGKSCQGMKYYNRDRGSAIMGTTGTVLVDRDGYEIYDLKGNKTSEFTTGQETSSSDLTGRDSMTDAHFANFIAGVRKGEKLNAPVSIGNVAVTMLQLSNVAWEVNRELQLDNSDGKVLHDSEAMKMWGRDYEKGWAPHV
- a CDS encoding sugar phosphate isomerase/epimerase family protein, coding for MTNTLSRRSFVQSGALLAAAGITSNALPSLALQPSHVTGAPSPIQLGLASYTFRNFTRAQMIGFMKQLNITDLNVKDIKDHLPIDPTEEAKALADYTAAGIKLRAAGAIYFPKDDDADIRSKFEYCKRAGISLIVAGDPSPETLPRVEKFVKEYDIRIAIHNHGPEDKLWHSPLDILKAVKNMDPRIGCCIDVGHTVRAGTDVVQAIHEVGPRLFDVHMKDLTNFDSKESQVAVGDGIMPVRGIFEALIKTKYKGFVDLEYEVHADDPMPGVIASFSYMRGVLAGMGYLTHG
- a CDS encoding STAS domain-containing protein; translation: MNTLEIKIMKYGEIEAVELSGALVLGTPVNNLRQKIDNLTAHGANQFVFNLTGITRMDSSGIGLLVMIMSSTKEAGGALKLVNPSKQVTQTLKMCNLLPLFEIFSEEQEAISSFAKS